The Thermovibrio guaymasensis genomic interval AAGAGCTCTTTCGGGTAGTGGGCCTTTAGGTAGGCTGTAACGTAGGCTAAGAACCCGTAGGCGGCAGAGTGGGATTTATTAAAGCCGTACTCTGCAAACTTTGCTATATCGTCAAAGAGCTTTTCTATTTTATCTTTTGGATATTCTCTTTCAACTGCCCTACTTACAAATATTCCCCTCTGCTCATCCATAATCTCCTTTTTCTTCTTACCCATTGCTCGCCTTAGAAGGTCAGCCTCTCCCAGTGAGTAACCTGCTAGGATGTTTGCAATCTGCATAATCTGTTCCTGATAGATAAAGAGGCCGTAAGTCTCTTTAAGGACCGGTTCAAGCTCGGGGAATATGTAGTCAACTTCCTCTTGACCGTGCTTTCTCCTTATGTAACTTTCAGCCATTCCGGAGTTTAAGGGACCCGGTCGGTAGAGGGCAACGAGGGCGATTATGTCCTCAAAGGTTGTAGGCTTGAGCCTTCTCATTAAGTTTCTCATTCCACTTGATTCAAGCTGGAAGACACCTATCGTATTTCCTTCCTGTAGGAGCTTAAAGGTCTTTTCATCGTCAAGGGGCAGTTTTGTCGGAACTATCTCTACTCCGTGCCTCTCCTTTATCAATTTAAGGGTTCTATCAATTATTGTGAGCGTCTTCAGGCCAAGGAAGTCCATCTTCAGGAGGCCGAGTGACTCTACCTGTCCCATGTCGTACTGTGTAGTTACGTCCCCGTCCTTACTCTTTGCAAGGGGTATGTAGTCTGTAAGGGTTTCGGGGGCTATCACCACTCCTGCTGCGTGGACGCCCGTTTGCCTTGTAAGTCCCTGAAGTCGCTTTGCAATCGTTATCAGCCTGTTTATGGTCGGGTCTTTCTCTGCAAGCTCCTTTATTTCGGGAGCTCTCTCAACTGCGTCCTCAACGCTCTTTGCGTCGTTCGGAATGAGTTTTGCTAGCTTATCTACCTCTTTTGGAGGGATGCCAAGGACCCTTCCAACGTCCCTTACGACCATCTTTGTCTTAAGGGTTCCGAAGGTAATGATTTGACAGACTTTATCCTCTCCGTACTTCTTCCTAACGTATTCAATTACTCTATCCCTTCCCTCCTGACATATGTCAACGTCAATATCGGGCATGGTTACCCTTTCAGGGTTTAAGAACCTTTCAAATAGGAGGTTAAACCTTAAAGGGTCTATGTCTGTGATTCCGATTGCGTAAGCAACCAGAGAACCTGCTGCAGAACCTCTTCCTGGACCTACCGGTATTCCGTTTCTCTTTGCCCAGTTTATAAAGTCCCAAACGATCAGGAAGTAACCGGGGAATCCCATGTTGTTTATTATCTGTAGTTCGTGCTGGAGCCTTTCGTAGTACTTCTTCTTTGTCTCACCGTCGGTTATTCCCTTTTCCTTAAACCTCCTTTCAAGTCCCTTCTCTGCAAGTTCTTTAAGGTATGTGAAGTAGTCGTAGCCTTCTGGGACTGTGTACTTGGGAAGTAAATACCCTTTGTTTTCAAACGTGTCCAGCTTAGCCTCTACTTTCTCTGCTATATCTAGAGTGTTAAATACTGCTTGAGGAACTTCCCTGAAGATCTCCATCATCTCCTGGGCATTCTTGAAGTAGAATTCCTTGCTGGGAAAGCGCATCCTCTTTTCGTCTGCTAGTTTCTTTCCAGTCTGGAGGCAAAGGAGAACGTCGTGGGCTTCCCAGTCCTCCTTGTTCAAGTAGTGGGCATCGTTTGTGGCCACCAGCTGTATGTCAAGTTTCTTTGAGAGCTCTATTAGGAATTTGTTTGCCCTTTCCTGTTCTTTGATTCCGTGGTATTGAACTTCAAGGTAGAAGTCATCTCCGAAGATTTCCTTGTACCACTTAGCTGCCTCAACTGCTTCTTTTTCCTTTCCAGTTAAGTATAGGAGTGGAACTTCTCCCTGGATGCACGCCGATAGGGCGATAAGGCCTTCTGAGTATTTCTCAAGGACCTCTTTATCTATACGGGGTTTATAGTAAAAGCCTTCAATAAAACCGATTGAACTTAACTTCATAAGGTTTTTTAGTCCTTTATCGTTCTTTGCTAGAAGGACTAAATGGTAACTTCCCTTTTCTCCCTCCTTCCTGTCAAATCTACTTCCCTTTGCTATGTAAAACTCCTGACCAATTATTGGTTTGATTCCTTGCTCTTTACAGGTCCTGTAGAGCTCGTAAGAGGCAAACATGTTTCCGTGGTCGGTTACTGCAACTGCCGGCATTCCTAGCTCTTTTGCCTTATCAACCAAGTCTTTTATCTTTATTGCCCCGTCAAGGATTGAATACTGGGAGTGGAGGTGAAGGTGGACAAAGTCTCCCTTCCTTACGCTTTCCATTTGAGCTCTCCTAAAAGAGATTTCCTGCTAAAGAGGAAATTATGAAATTTGCCGTTAGTTTACACCCTCCCTCCCCTTTGCTAGAATTTGGCCGAAATAAGGGAGAGGAAGTATGAGGAAGGACTTTTTAGTTGACTGGACTTTTGGGAAAGTAGCTCTCCTTTCAGCATTAATAGTTGTTTTCATTTTAGTTTCCCTCTTTATCGTCCTTTACAAAGAGTCCTCTTTAGCTGTTAGTACTTTTGGAGTTTGGAAGTTCATAACTTCTACTGTTTGGAATCCTCCTATGGAGAAGTTTGGGGGAGCTCCTGCGATTTTCGGAACTATCGTTAGTACTGTAATTTCAATAGCTATCGCAGTTCCTGTAGCTATTGGTATTGCTATATTCTTAACAGAAATTGCTCCTCACTTCTTAAGGACTCCGGTCGGCGTTGCTATAGAACTCCTTGCAGCAATTCCAAGTATTATTTACGGTATGTGGGGACTGTTTTTCTTTGCTCCATTCATGAGGGATAAGGTTCAGCCAGTAATCCATGCAACTCTAGGTAAGTTACCTGTAATCGGCCAATGGTTCTCAGGTTACACCCCCGGAATAGGTCTCTTAACGGCTTCAATAGTCCTTTCTATAATGATCCTTCCCTTTACAGCCGCAATTTCAAGGGACTCCTTCAACATGGTTCCCGACATCCTGAAAGAATCTGCCTACGCCCTTGGAGCTACAAAGTGGGACGTTATGAAGGACGTTGTAATACCTTATGCTAAGCTTGGAGTAATTGGGGGAATCATTCTCTCTTTGGGAAGGGCCCTTGGGGAGACGATGGCGGTTACGTTTGTTATGGGTAACCAGCCGGTAATTCCAAAATCCCTTTTAGAGCCTGCTACTTCAATTACTGTTACACTTGCAAATGAGTTTACAGAGGCTGACACTGATCTATACCTTTCAAGCCTTTTCTACCTAGCCCTTATTCTCTTTGTTATGAGCTTTATAGTTATAGTTATAGGTAAATTCCTCTTCCTAAAGAAAGTTGAGAGGTAAGGGTGGACGCCTTTAAAAAGAGAAAGTTAGTAAATAACATCGTTCTAATTCTCTCAACTCTTGCTGCCCTCCTTGGCCTCCTTTGGCTCTTCTGGATCTTAGGAACGCTCCTCTATAAGGGGCTTGGCTCACTTTCTCTTGAGGTGATAATCGGGGATCCGCCTTCTCCTGGAGATAACCATGGAGGTTTAAAGCACGCAATAGTGGGGCAGACTTTAATAGTCCTTACGGCTACGGTTATCGGAATTCCCCTTGGAATTCTTGCGGGAACTTTCCTTTCGGAGTATGGGAAGAACGGCCGAATAGCCAACATCATCAGGGACTTGTCCGACATAATGATGAGCATTCCTTCTATCGTGGTAGGTACTTTCGTTTACGCTCTGATGGTTAAGCCCCTCGGCCACTTTTCGGGCCTTGCAGGTTCGGTGTCCCTTGCAATTATGATGATTCCAATCATAGTAAGGACTACAGACGACATGTTAAGGATGGTTCCTCCAGAACTTAGAGAGGCTGCGTACGCTCTCGGAGCTACCAAGTATAGAGTTATTAAAGACGTCGTCTACAAGGCTGCAATTACTGGAGTAATAACGGGAGTTATCCTGTCAGTTGCTAGGATAGGTGGAGAGACTGCTCCGCTACTCTTTACCTCTTTTAATAACAACTTCTTCACTCTAAACATGTTCCAGCCTATGGCCTCTTTAACGGTTACAATGTACGATTACGCGATGAGCCCCTACAAGTACTGGCAGGACCTTGCCTGGGCTGCTGCGATTCTTCTAACCTTTGGAGTCCTCGGTGCAAATATCCTAGGAAGGGTAGTAGCACATAAGTTTAAGAAGTAGGAGGAAGGTTAAATGGAACTGAATACGCAGGAGCGTTTCATAATAGAACCTAAAGAACCGGCAAAAATTGTTGTTGAAAACCTCAACTTCTACTACGGTGAGAAGCACGCCTTAAAGAATATTTCCTTTAAGGTTCCTGAAAAGAAGGTAACAGCTCTGATAGGGCCTTCAGGCTGTGGAAAGACAACTCTCCTTAGGTGTTTTAACAGGATACACGATCTCTATCCAGGTAACAGGTATGAAGGGAGGATCCTCTTAGACGGAGAAAACATCCTTGAAAAGGACTACGACCTTATAAAGCTTAGAAGTAGAGTTGGAATGGTTTTTCAAAAGCCTACAGCTTTTCCCATGTCAATTTTTGACAACGTTGCTTACGGTTTAAGGTTAAAGGGAATAAAGAATAAGAGTGAACTTGAGGACAGGGTTGAAAAGGCCCTTAAGGATGCAGCCCTTTGGGATGAAGTTAAGGACAGGTTAAAAGACCCAGCATCTGGGCTTTCGGGGGGGCAACAGCAGAGGCTCTGTATTGCCAGGGCTATAGCCGTTGAACCTGAGGTTCTACTCTTTGATGAACCTACAAGTGCCCTTGACCCTATTTCAACTGCAAAGATAGAGGAGCTCGTTGTGAGCTTTAGGGACAGGCTAACAATAATAATTGTTACTCACAACATGCAGCAGGCAGCTAGGGTTTCTGACTACACAGCCTTTATGTACCTTGGGGAGCTTATAGAGTTTAACAGGACGGAGGACATCTTTATAACTCCTAAAGTAAAACTTACAGAGGATTACATTACTGGAAGGTTCGGTTAAGATATCAAACTTCTAATTTTAGACTTCCTTAATACCTTGACCTTTAGGTTTTCTTTATCTTAAAATTCTCTTATGAATCTTTTACAAATCGTTTACAAATTCTTAACATTTTGATAACATAGTGTACTGACCGGTAATTTCAGTTAGGAGAGGGTTATGCTGTACAACTTCATCGTATTTGTTGGGGTTATAGCTGCTATTGGGCTTATTCTCTGGATCGTCTCGGTTGCAGTAGCTCCGAGGGACCCTCACCCTGTTAAGGAGGATACTTACGAGTGTGGCCTTCCGGCTCCAGAACCCATTATCTCAAGCGTTAACTTCCAGTACTACTTCTATGCGATCATCTTTATCGCTATGGATATAGCAGGGGTATTTTTTGTCCTCTACTCTGTAGGTAAGGGAGATCCAAAATTTGGTTGGGTCTTTATTCTCTTTTCTCTCCTTCTGATGGTTCCCCTCTCCTACATAATGATTGGAGGAAACAGGAAATGATTTTAAAGTTTTTTGATTGGAGCCGTTCAAACTCTCCCTGGGGAGTTCACTTCTGTAGCGGCTGTTGTTCTTTAGAGGTTTTAGCCTTAATGGGCCCCAGGTTTGACTGGGAAAGATACGGTTTTATGATGACACCAAGTCCAAGGCAGGCAGACTTCATAATCGTTACAGGATTGGTTTCAAAGAAAGTTCTGCCTGTACTCCTTAGGGTTTATCAGCAGATGCCTGAGCCCAGGTACGTTTTTGGAATGGGTGCCTGTGCAGCAGGAGGCGGTCCCTACTGGGATTCAGACTTCGTTGCTGTTGACGTTTCCCAGTACATACCGTTTGACGTTTTCGTTGCAGGTTGTCCGCCAAATCCAGAAGCAACTTTAGAGGGTCTGTTAAGGCTTAAGGAAATAATACTTAGGGACAGGGAAAACGCTGCTAAGAAGTATCCCAACAGGATGGAAGAGATACCTTACTAAAGAGGAACTGCCATGCTTGAGGATGTAAAGGTGAAAGTAAAGGAAACTTTCGGTTTTGAAAGCGAACCCTACGATACGAACGTTCTGTTGATCCACGCAGAGAGGAACTCTGTTAGAAAGCTCCTTGAGTTCCTTAAAGAACAAGGTTTTAACTACCCTCATACTGTTTCGGTGGTTGATTACATTCCTAAGGGTGAAGGCTTTCAGGTTAACTACATTTTAGAGAACTTATCTGAGAAGAAGTTTGTAATGGTTAGGGTTAATCTGACTGAGAGTGACTTAACAGTTCCCAGTGTCCACGACATATTTCCTCCACTTCAACCCCATGAGAGGGAAGCCTGGGAGATGTTCGGTATTGAGTTCATAGGAAATCCAAGGCTTGAAGTTATGCTCCTTCCAGATTGGGCTGAAGGTTTATACCCCTTGAGGAAATCTTACGACTTTAAGAAGCACAGAAAGCCTTCTAAGGAGAAAAAGTGATGGGAAACAGTATAGCTTCTTCTGGATACACCTTTGTCCTTGAGGAGAGGAAAGAGGTTTCTGGAGAGGACTTAGGTCTTCTCCAGGAAAAGCTTTTACAGCTCAACTGGGGGGTTCAGCACCCTGCTTCTGGTCCTATGAGGTTAAAGGTATGGGTTGACGGCGATGAGGTTGTAAAGGTAGATCCAGATATCGGATACGTTCTTAGGTTGCTAGAAAAGCTCGTTGAGTATAGGACTTGGATTAACGCTATAGTGAACGTAGAGAGAGCCTGTTTTATTGATAACTTTGGAACTATGACAGGTTACTCAATTGCTGCAGAGAAGATTGCTGGGGTTGAGGTTCCAAAGAAGGCAGATTACGTAAGGACAATCCTGTGCGAAGCCGGAAGGATTGTGAGCCACCTTTTAGGTTTGGGAGGAATTGTAGGCGTTCTTGGAGTCCATACTCCTACCCAGTGGGCTCTGATTGCAAGGGAGAAGTTCCTTGATGCTTTTGAGGTTTATTCAGGGCAGAGGATTGCGACTTCCTCAATTGTTCCTGGAGGGGTAAGGTTTGAGCCTACCGGTAAGTTTATAGAGAAGATGGTTACTGCAGTAGATTTCTTGGAGAAAGAGTTTATTCCCCGTTACGGTGAAGTCTTCATAGACAACCCGACCCTTAAGATAAGAACGGTTGGAGTAGGTAAGGTTTCTAAGGAAAAGGCAGTTGAAATAGGACTTGCAGGGCCTGCACTTAGGGCTTCTGGAGTTCCTTCGGACGTAAGGAAGGATTACCCATACGCAGCCTACGGAGAGCTAGACTTTAAAGTGGTTATCCGTGAGGAAGGAGATGCCTATGCAAGGTACCTGGTTCTGTGGGAGGAAATTCAGGAGTCTGCAAAGATTATAAGGCAAGCAATTGAAGGCCTTCCTGAGGGGGATTACAGGACTAAGTTCCCAGTTAAGGTCCCTCCAGGAGAGGCTTACGTAAACGTTGAGTGGGCAAGGGGCTGCTTCGGTTTTCACCTGATTAGCGATGGTGGAACGGGGCCCTACAGGTTGAAGATGAGAGCTCCATCCTTTGCCAACCTTTGGGCTCTACCTGAGATTATGAAGAACGTTAAGCTTGCTGACGTTCCTGTTATCTTTGCATCCCTCTATATGTGCCACGGTGATATAGACAGATAGGAGGATTAAAATGGAGGCATGGTTAAAGGCCCTTCTATTTCCCGGTTTTGTTTTCCTCTTAATAGTTTTCCTAATGATTTTCTACCTTGAGAGGAAAGTCCTTGCCGACGTTCATTTAAGAACGGGGCCTTTCTACGTTGGTAAGTGGGGTCTGCTTCAAACAACTGCTGATGTCTTTAAGCTCATTCAGAAGGAGTTCATTATTCAGAGGAGAGCCAATAAACTCCTCTTTTCCCTCATACCTTTCGTTGCCTTTATAATGGTCGTGATGATGGTTGCCTTCATTCCTTTCTCTGAGGGAAGTTGGGTTGTAAGTACCAGTTTTGACCTTTTAATAATCCTTGCCCTTGTAACTGGAATGCCTCCAGTCTTCTTCTATGCAGGTTGGGTTTCAAGGAGTAAGTACTCCTTTATCGGCGGTCTAAGGGTTGTTAACCAGATGATTTCAGGGGAGATTCCTCTTTGGCTCTCAGCCCTTGCAGCAGCAGTGTTCTTTGGGACTCTAAACTTTATTGAAATAGTCCATAAGAGCTCCTTAGTTTCCTTCATCGTCCTCCTGCCCGCTTTCCTGATATTTATTACTGCTGCGCTGATCGTTTCAGACCGTCCTCCTTTTGATATACCTGAGGCCGAGCAGGAGGTAGTTTACGGATTTTTAACTGAGTTCGGTGGTTTTAACTATGCAATTTTGGCTTTATCAAAGCTTATAGAGCTCTTTGCTATTTTCTCAGTTGGTGTAATCCTCTTTTTAGGAGGATTTAAAGGTCCCATCCTTCCGGGGATTGTGTGGTTTTTCATAAAGCTCGCTCTACTTTACCTGTTCACTTTCGTTGTAAGGGCTTCAACTCCCCGTATTAGGATGGATCAGCTGTTAAGGTTCTGCTGGAAAGTTTTAACTCCACTGGCGCTCTTAAACTTAGTTTTCGTGATTTTAGTAAAGATGTTTATCTCTTAAAAGGAGAGGTAGCCGATGGAAATTAAAGATACTCTCTCTTTTCCGTTAGAGACTACGAAAAAAGTTATTAGGGTAGCAAAGGCTCTCCTTGCACCTAAGGCTACTGAGATTTGGTGGGACAAGGGAGTTAAGAGGGAGCTCCACTACAGGGGAAAGCACGTTATCAAGGTAGAGCTCTGCATAGGTTGTGGAATGTGCGCAAGAGCCTGTCCTGTTAAGTGTATAGATATGATCCCAACCGGGGTTAAAAAACCCCGTGCGGTTCCGAAAGTTAGGGCAAACGAGTGCATATTCTGCGGTTTATGTGAGGATGCATGTCCTACGAAACCTCAAAAGGCTATTCAGCTAACCGATGAGTACAGAATGATCGTTGAGCCTGGAACCTGGGATAACCTCAGTCAGTTCATATTTGAGCCTGAAAACTTAGATGAGGCCATTGAGAAGGCGAAGAAGATGGAGGAGCTCATAGAGAAGAAAAAGCAGGAGGCTTTAAAGAAGAAAATGGAGGCTGAGAAGAAGAGTAAGGGAGAGGAGAAATGATGGGAAACGTCTACTTCTGGCTTATATACGTAATAATAATCGCTTCAGCTATAGTGGCTCTAGAGGCAACGTCACTTCTTTGGGCGGCGATTTCGTTTGTCGTTCTTCTCTCTGAAATTGCCCTTGTTTACTTTGGTTTAAATATGCCGGTTCTCGGTGGCGTTCAGTTAGCAATTTACGCAGGTGGAGTAACTATCCTCGTTCTCTTTGCGATAATGATGGTAGGTGAAAGTTACAGAAAACCACCTGGGAAAGCAGTTAGAGCAATAGTTATTAGTCTATCTCTCCTTGCTGTTGGGGTGCTTTTCAGCTTTGCCAGTGCGATAGATACTTTTCCCTTTAAAGCTTACTCAACACAGTTTCTCGGAACGATTTTTGTTGAGAAATACTCATTCTTTACCATCGTCCTCGGTTTCATTGTTGCAGCACTCCTTTACATGGGTAACGCCATAATTACTAAGAAGAGGGAGGCCGGCTAATATGCTTTTAGAAGCAGACGTTCATGCTTACTTGTTCCTCTCATTTTCTTTACTTGCCGTAGGAGTTTACGGGCTTCTTTCAAGGAAGTCTGTTATTAGAATGCTGTTTGCAGTTGAGATGATAATCAACGCTGCAAACATAAACCTTGCCATTTTCTCAGCCCAGAGGAACGTTGACGGTGAGATCTTTGCCTTCTTCACCATAGGCCTTGCGGCCCTTGAAGCTGCCGTTGGACTTGCGATAGTAATAGTCTTTTACAAGAGATTTGGAGAAGTTATTCCTTCAAAAATAAGGAACTTGAGGTGGTAGGGATGGAGAGTATTGTATACCTGACGATAGCTCTTTTCTTCGTAGGAAGTATCCTTGCCTTCCTTGTAGGTCACTTCTTTGAGAAGTGGTCTTCTTTCTGGGTTGCGGCTGCAACAGGCCTTTTAGGTTTCATCATGACCTGTTTCATTGCTTTAAACCTTCATGAGCACCCAATCGTTCATCACTTTAACTGGTTCTCTTTCGGTTCCTTTAACGTTCCGTTGGGAATTTACGTTGATAACCTTGCAGTCATAATGGCCTTAATCGCTACTGGAATCGGTTTCCTTGATATTGTCTTTTCAAGGGGTTATATGGAGGAGGATGAGTCCCCTGAAAGGTACTACTTTGAGAAGCTGTTCTTTATAGGTTCAATGGTCGGCCTCGTCTTCGTGAGTAATTTACTCGGTCTTTACATCTTCTGGGAAGGTGTTGGACTCTGTTCATACCTATTAATTGGTTACTGGTATTGGAAGAAGAGTGCTGCAGAGGCGGCACTTAAAGCCTTTGTGATGACACGTTTTGGTGACGTCTTTATGCTAGCAGGGATAATTGTTGCATGGGTTTTACTTGGAACTATTGAATTTCAAGATTTAAACGCACTTGCAGTTGCAGGTGCTTTTAGCGTTAAGTTGGGACTTTTAATTTCAATCCTCCTCTTCATCGGTGCAATTGGTAAGTCTGCCCAGTTCCCCCTCTTCCCGTGGTTACTTGATGCTATGGAAGGTCCTACTACAGTATCAGCCCTTATTCACGCTGCTACTATGGTTAATGCCGGTGTTTATATGGTTGCAAGGCTCTTCCCATTCTTTGATTACTCCCACGCTTTAATAGTTGTTGCCTTTGTAGGTGCTGTTTCTGCCTTTATTGCCGCTACTGGAGCTCTTGCCCATACGGAGATTAAGAAGATTCTTGCCTTCTCTACGATGGAACACCTTGCCCTTATGTTTGTTGCAATTGGCGTTGGCTCTGCCGTTGCGGGAGTATTTCACCTTATGAACCATGCAATATTTAAGGCCTTACTCTTCCTAGCTGCTGGTGCAGTTATCCACATGACCCACCATACTAAAGATGCTTTTAAGCTTGGAGGTCTATTAAAGTACATGCCCCAAACGGGTATTCTGTTCTTAATAGGTATTCTCGCACTTGCGGGAGTTCCTCCCTTTAACGGATTCTTCAGTAAGGACTGGATTTTGGCTTCAGTCTATTCCTACGGTAATCCAATAATTTTCTGGCTTACATTTATAGCTGCTGTCCTTTGTATAGCTTATGGTTTTAGACTCTGGTTTGTCGTCTTTACTGGAGAGCCTTCAGAGAACTCAAAACACGCAAGAGAGGCTTACCCAATAATGCTTGTTCCTCTTTACGTTTTAGCTTCAATGACGATACTCATTCCCTTCTTTAAGGAAAAGATTATTCACTTTATAGCAGGTGGAGAGGTTCATGAGCCCCTGTTCCTTAACCTCCTTGTTGCAACCCTCACCGTTATGTTTGTCCTGTTTGGGATAGTTTTCCTCATTTACTACAAGAGGGTACTTTCAACTGCAAAGTTCCTTGCCCATCCCCTTGGAAAGGGTATAAACCAGTTCCTTTACAACGGCTGGTACGTCGATGCGGCTATAAAGTGGATATGCAGGAACGTCTTTTACGGCTCAATTGCAAAGGCTGTTGAGTGGATAGATGTAAACGTTGTTGATGGAGCAGTTAACGGCACTGCAAAGCTTTCCCTTGCCTGCTGGGATAGGTGCAGGAAGGTACAGACCGGAGATCTTGTAGATTACCTAACTTACTTTGTCGCAGGTGTAGTGACGCTGATCCTTATCATTCTCTTTATTTAGGAGGAGTGGATGGTTCTACTGAGCATGATACTAATTCCTGTTATAGTTGCACCCTTTGCCTGGTTCCTTGAGAGGGTAAATAGGGATATTCCAAAGTACTTATCCCTTGCCGTTGGAATTTTCCTTTCCATCTGTACGGCTTACCTGATAGCTAAATATCCAGGTAACGGTTTTGCCTTTAAAGAGTTCTATACCATTTACCCTCCATTTGACTTTAACCTACACCTTGCTGTAGATGGAATTTCCCTTCTACTCCTTGGAGTTACCGCTTTCTTGGCGATAACTGTTACCCTTTCATCCTGGCACGTTGAGAGGCCGGGTGCTTACTTCTTCTTAATTCTTGTTTTCTTGGGGCCTATGGTCGGCGTTTTCTCTTCCCTAAACCTCCTTTGGTTCTTTATCTTCTGGGAATTTACTCTAGTTCCTATGTTTTTCCACATAGGTATATGGGGAGCTGAGAACAGAATTTACGCTGCTATGAAATTCTTTATCTACACCCACTTGGCAAGTATATTCCTCCTTCTCGGAATCATCGTTCTCTATCTGAACGCCCATACGTTTGAGTTTGAAAAGCTTGTTGGAATAAACCTAGATCCTGGAATTGCAAAGCTTATCTGGATACTAATGTTTATAGGTTTTGCAGTTAAGATGCCGGTTGTTCCTTTCCACACTTGGCTTCCCGATGCACACGTTCAGGCTCCTTCTCCTATTTCTGTCTTCCTTGCAGGTCTCCTTCTGAAGATGGGTGCATACGGTCTTTTAAGGTGGGAGATTTTCGTTTTTCCACAGGTGAGCAAGTTCTTCGCTCCGTTAATGGCAACCCTTGCCGTTTTAACGATATTCTATGCAGGCTTTAGAGCACTTGCTGAGGACCACATTAAGAGAATGGTTGCCTACTCCTCAATTAACCATATGGGCTTTGTTCTACTGGCTCTTGCTTCACTAACTGCTGCCGGTATCTCTGCTGCAGTTTATGAGATGCTTGGACACGCTTTAGTAATTTCTCTCCTATTTATGGTTGCTGGATATATCCACCATAAAACTCATACCTGGTACATCTCAGAGCTCGGCGGTCTTATGAAGAGAATCCCTCTTTTAATGACTATGTTCGTTATCGGCGTTCTTGCAGCTGTAGGACTTCCTGGAACTGCAGGCTTTGTAGGAGAGTTTACAGTTATGCTTGCAGCCTTTGATTATTGGGGCTGGATTATGATTATCGTACCTTTTGCTAGTGCTCTCTCTGCAGGTTTCTTTATGTGGATGCTCCAGAGAGCAGTTTTTGGTCCTTTAAAGGAGAGCTTGAAGGAGTTAAAACTTACAGAACTTCCTCTCATTGAAAATATTCCACTGGCGATGTACATAGTTGCCTTTATCTTTGTCGGACTAATTCCTTCAGTCGTTTTTAACCTATATAACCCTGTTGTAAATACTTTTGCACAACTCTTTAAGTAGGGGGTAACAGGTGAATATTAACTTCTTAACGGCAGTTATGCTTTTAACTTTAACTGGGGCTTTTCTTCCCGTAATTAACAGGTTGTTTAGAATATCCACCCTCCTTGGAGCTGTAATTTCAACCTTTGGCTACTTACTGGCCCTTTTCTTCGTTTTGATATCGGACCAGGGGAGGACCATACTTAACTCGTTCTTTACAACGGATGAAGTTTCTAGACTTATTGGAGTGCTTATCTTAGTGGCGTCTTGGATGTTGATGCTTGTCGTTTATTGGATTGTCCAGAAGGACAAGTTTGTCAATGAGCTCATTGGATCGGTAATGATTTCAACTGCCGGAGCTCTCCTTTTAATATGCGCTAAT includes:
- the dnaE gene encoding DNA polymerase III subunit alpha yields the protein MESVRKGDFVHLHLHSQYSILDGAIKIKDLVDKAKELGMPAVAVTDHGNMFASYELYRTCKEQGIKPIIGQEFYIAKGSRFDRKEGEKGSYHLVLLAKNDKGLKNLMKLSSIGFIEGFYYKPRIDKEVLEKYSEGLIALSACIQGEVPLLYLTGKEKEAVEAAKWYKEIFGDDFYLEVQYHGIKEQERANKFLIELSKKLDIQLVATNDAHYLNKEDWEAHDVLLCLQTGKKLADEKRMRFPSKEFYFKNAQEMMEIFREVPQAVFNTLDIAEKVEAKLDTFENKGYLLPKYTVPEGYDYFTYLKELAEKGLERRFKEKGITDGETKKKYYERLQHELQIINNMGFPGYFLIVWDFINWAKRNGIPVGPGRGSAAGSLVAYAIGITDIDPLRFNLLFERFLNPERVTMPDIDVDICQEGRDRVIEYVRKKYGEDKVCQIITFGTLKTKMVVRDVGRVLGIPPKEVDKLAKLIPNDAKSVEDAVERAPEIKELAEKDPTINRLITIAKRLQGLTRQTGVHAAGVVIAPETLTDYIPLAKSKDGDVTTQYDMGQVESLGLLKMDFLGLKTLTIIDRTLKLIKERHGVEIVPTKLPLDDEKTFKLLQEGNTIGVFQLESSGMRNLMRRLKPTTFEDIIALVALYRPGPLNSGMAESYIRRKHGQEEVDYIFPELEPVLKETYGLFIYQEQIMQIANILAGYSLGEADLLRRAMGKKKKEIMDEQRGIFVSRAVEREYPKDKIEKLFDDIAKFAEYGFNKSHSAAYGFLAYVTAYLKAHYPKELFATMLSIDYDKTDEIVKFIKDCKENGINVLPPDINRSGALFKIEGESIRFGLAGIKGVGEKAAQHIEEVRKKGGEFKDIYDFCQRVDLKTVNRKVIEALIKAGAFDSTGIPRSVNMAVLDKAMSVAQSIQKSQNKGLMSLFGDDSEVIDKEFPQIEEWPDNVKLEYERQAIGFYLSGHPLLEFKEIVEFGFNSTSEKEEWKDGQEITLAGAITEVKVKRTQRGDLWATVEISDLDGTTSVLVFPNLYREVMELLTEGNVVLIKGTVREEEESKSVIAKEISYLKDEIGSKVNTIVLRLKGEEVTDQFLKELKRFIEENSSPQGKPLIVEAELPDCFVKLQINPDYRLPIDREVLRGLQKLLPKERIRIA
- the pstC gene encoding phosphate ABC transporter permease subunit PstC, which produces MRKDFLVDWTFGKVALLSALIVVFILVSLFIVLYKESSLAVSTFGVWKFITSTVWNPPMEKFGGAPAIFGTIVSTVISIAIAVPVAIGIAIFLTEIAPHFLRTPVGVAIELLAAIPSIIYGMWGLFFFAPFMRDKVQPVIHATLGKLPVIGQWFSGYTPGIGLLTASIVLSIMILPFTAAISRDSFNMVPDILKESAYALGATKWDVMKDVVIPYAKLGVIGGIILSLGRALGETMAVTFVMGNQPVIPKSLLEPATSITVTLANEFTEADTDLYLSSLFYLALILFVMSFIVIVIGKFLFLKKVER
- the pstA gene encoding phosphate ABC transporter permease PstA; this translates as MDAFKKRKLVNNIVLILSTLAALLGLLWLFWILGTLLYKGLGSLSLEVIIGDPPSPGDNHGGLKHAIVGQTLIVLTATVIGIPLGILAGTFLSEYGKNGRIANIIRDLSDIMMSIPSIVVGTFVYALMVKPLGHFSGLAGSVSLAIMMIPIIVRTTDDMLRMVPPELREAAYALGATKYRVIKDVVYKAAITGVITGVILSVARIGGETAPLLFTSFNNNFFTLNMFQPMASLTVTMYDYAMSPYKYWQDLAWAAAILLTFGVLGANILGRVVAHKFKK
- the pstB gene encoding phosphate ABC transporter ATP-binding protein PstB encodes the protein MELNTQERFIIEPKEPAKIVVENLNFYYGEKHALKNISFKVPEKKVTALIGPSGCGKTTLLRCFNRIHDLYPGNRYEGRILLDGENILEKDYDLIKLRSRVGMVFQKPTAFPMSIFDNVAYGLRLKGIKNKSELEDRVEKALKDAALWDEVKDRLKDPASGLSGGQQQRLCIARAIAVEPEVLLFDEPTSALDPISTAKIEELVVSFRDRLTIIIVTHNMQQAARVSDYTAFMYLGELIEFNRTEDIFITPKVKLTEDYITGRFG
- a CDS encoding NADH-quinone oxidoreductase subunit A, with the translated sequence MLYNFIVFVGVIAAIGLILWIVSVAVAPRDPHPVKEDTYECGLPAPEPIISSVNFQYYFYAIIFIAMDIAGVFFVLYSVGKGDPKFGWVFILFSLLLMVPLSYIMIGGNRK